One window of Athalia rosae chromosome 4, iyAthRosa1.1, whole genome shotgun sequence genomic DNA carries:
- the LOC105690330 gene encoding piwi-like protein Ago3, with translation MADKRETPPYGRGGPMGRGESLLAMLKKQNEQSAGPSNVPTQSAASSPPAPPAALTPALNLGRGRASLLGLIKQSSEKVTSSPANVPGQPTQALGRASLLDLLKKTPSSTSHPGPSGDAVEVASSTLSNLKVTESVTISEPISRQGASGNHCIDVQVQANYIRLKVDPGRGVFEYAVKYMPDLDSRPLRFRLLNQHANALGTKIFDGTTLSLSRPLDQPRTELQSEHPLDGTVVKLSIIYKKQRRLGEVPGLYNVLFRRVMHALDLVKIGRQHFSSKAALLIPQHRLELWPGYVTAIDEYEGGLQLCLHSTHRVLRTDTVRDYINDFYKKDGAHFKDNVLKELIGMSVLTRYNNKVYRIDDIAWNDTPLKQFSMKQDPNKKITLVEYYKSHWNIAIKDVAQPLLVHTAKVRLPSGEQIEQTINLIPELCYMSGLTEPMKRDFKIMKDIAQVTRTTPEHRVGVARRFIEEVKKNEVAQNLLASWGLNLEDDVVTIPGRVLNPETILFGKGKVHEGQQNADWNTAVCRLPMLTTPGLKNWCLLFCRRDVKCAEDFHTTISRVGPTMGMDIARAKLIELKDDRTETYLNELKANINPRMEIMVIIFPTSRDDRYAAVKKLCCVEMPIASQVIIAKTINRPDRIKSVTQKIALQINCKLGGTLWALKNPMDNLMVCGIDTHHPGTDRNSHGSVAAFVASLDKPFTRWFSKVCLQRPNQELLDSLKVCLITALKAYFKVNSRFPDRIIIYRDGVGDGQLVTIRDYEVKQLEDSFSLISADYKPRLCVVIVQKQINTRIFGKMRNRLENPLPGTIVDHSITRRTWYDFFLVSQNVRQGTVSPTHYLVIYDTTEIKTDHLQRMTFKLCHLYYNWPGTVRVPAPCQYAHKLAFLVGQSIQREPNQQLADKLYFL, from the exons ATGGCCGATAAACGTGAAACACCACCATATGGACGTGGTGGTCCAATGGGCAGGGGTGAGTCGCTCCTGGCTATGCTCAAAAAGCAAAATGAACAATCAGCAGGACCGAGTAATGTTCCGACACAAAGTGCGGCATCTTCCCCACCTGCACCGCCTGCTGCACTTACTCCAGCCCTAAATTTAGGCCGTGGTCGAGCTTCGCTATTGGGCTTGATCAAACAATCGTCAGAGAAAGTCACTTCGAGTCCTGCTAACGTACCTGGTCAACCTACACAAGCCCTTGGTAGAGCCTCGCTACTGGacttgttgaaaaaaactcC GTCTTCCACATCACATCCAGGACCCTCTGGTGATGCAGTAGAGGTAGCAAGTAGTACTTTGTCTAATTTGAAGGTCACCGAATCAGTAACCATCTCTGAGCCTATTTCACGTCAGGGTGCATCTGGAAACCACTGCATAGA tGTTCAAGTGCAGGCAAATTACATTCGTCTGAAGGTTGATCCAGGTAGAGGAGTGTTTGAATATGCGGTCAAATATATGCCTGATCTTGACTCGCGTCCTTTACGGTTCAGGCTACTAAATCAACACGCAAATGCTCTTGGTACCAAAATATTTGATGGTACAACTCTTTCTTTATCACGCCCATTAGACCAACCG AGGACAGAATTGCAATCGGAACATCCATTAGACGGCACCGTTGTCAAATTATCAATCATTTACAAAAAGCAACGACGTCTTGGAGAAGTTCCTGGATTGTACAACGTTCTATTCCGTCGTGTGATGCACGCCTTGGATTTGGTTAAAATTGGAAGACAACATTTCAGCTCAAAAGCTGCTCTTTTAATCCCGCAGCACCGACTGGAATTATGGCCCGGTTATGTCACTGCCATTGATGAGTACGAAGGTGGCCTACAACTGTGCCTCCACAGCACTCACAGGGTGCTCCGTACAGACACAGTGCGCGATTACAT AAATGATTTCTATAAGAAAGATGGAGCTCATTTCAAAGACAATGTATTGAAGGAACTGATAGGCATGTCGGTTTTAACGCGATATAACAACAAGGTGTACCGCATTGATGATATCGCATGGAATGATACTCCCCTTAAACAGTTTTCAATGAAACAAGACcccaacaaaaaaataactctTGTCGAGTATTATAAAAGCCACTGGAACATTGCTATTAAAGATGTTGCGCAACCGCTCCTCGTGCATACAGCAAAAGTGCGACTTCCTTCAGGAGAA CAAATTGAACAAACAATAAATCTAATCCCCGAACTTTGCTACATGTCCGGTCTAACTGAGCCAATGAAACGAGATTTCAAAATTATGAAAGATATTGCACAAGTAACTAGAACAACACCTGAACATCGTGTCGGTGTTGCTCGCCGTTTCAtagaagaagtgaaaaaaaacgaagttgcCCAGAACTTATTAGCCAGTTGGGGATTGAATTTAGAGGATGATGTGGTTACTATACCAGGTAGGGTACTTAACCCAGAAACTATTCTCTTCGGAAAGGGCAAAGTTCATGAAGGGCAGCAGAATGCCGATTGGAACACTGCTGTCTGTCGTCTACCGATGCTGACTACC CCTGGCTTAAAAAATTGGTGTCTATTATTTTGCCGAAGAGATGTTAAATGTGCCGAGGATTTCCATACCACAATTTCAAGGGTCGGCCCAACAATGGGAATGGATATTGCACGAGCTAAACTTATCGAACTGAAAGACGATCGCACTGAAACGTATTTAAACGAATTGAAAGCGAATATCAACCCTCGAATGGAAATAATGGTCATAATATTCCCAACAAGTCGCGATGATCGCTATGCAGCTGTCAAGAA GCTCTGCTGCGTCGAGATGCCTATTGCATCACAAGTGATTATTGCGAAAACGATAAATCGACCAGACAGGATCAAAAGTGTGACCCAAAAAATTGCTTTGCAAATAAACTGTAAACTCGGTGGTACGTTGTGGGCTCTGAAGAATCCAATG GATAATCTCATGGTTTGTGGTATCGATACACACCATCCAGGCACTGATCGTAACAGCCACGGGAGTGTTGCTGCTTTTGTTGCCAGTCTTGATAAACCGTTTACCCGATGGTTCAGTAAAGTCTGTCTGCAACGGCCGAATCAAGAGCTGCTGGACTCTTTGAAAGTATGCCTTATCACCGCATTGAAAGCTTATTTCAAG gTTAACAGTCGTTTTCCCGATCGGATCATAATATATCGGGATGGGGTTGGCGACGGACAACTTGTCACCATAAGAGATTACGAAGTAAAACAGTTAGAAGattcattttctcttatttctgcAGATTACAAGCCTCGACTCTGCGTCGTCATAGTTCAAAAACAGATAAACACCAGAATATTTGGGAAAATG AGAAATCGTCTAGAAAACCCTCTTCCAGGGACCATAGTAGACCATTCGATAACTCGGCGTACCTGGTACGACTTTTTCTTAGTAAGTCAAAACGTCCGTCAAGGTACTGTCTCGCCTACTCACTACCTGGTTATTTACGATACAACTGAAATCAAGACTGATCATTTGCAACGTATGACTTTCAAACTATGCCACTTGTACTATAACTGGCCCGGTACTGTAAGAGTACCTGCTCCGTGTCAGTACGCACACAAGCTAGCTTTTTTGGTAGGTCAAAGTATCCAAAGGGAGCCCAATCAACAGTTAGCAGATAAACTTTACTTCCTATAG